A single genomic interval of Capricornis sumatraensis isolate serow.1 chromosome 11, serow.2, whole genome shotgun sequence harbors:
- the DDX43 gene encoding probable ATP-dependent RNA helicase DDX43 yields the protein MSRPESGANASSWVAASRRDEALPRAPDTRPVEEPSQGGGRAQRTCAGGGQRGSFGLQQPEGAGIRVPPLSFKLKNDCVGAVIGRGGSNIKEIQSSTYTKIQIIRGCPEAEVRIFGTKAMQCKAKTVIDDLVKKQEEYKTEPKLGVAAVQLSDGKDAMKDVSGEQKLIDWDKFRENILKWNEKKWAGLPPVKKNFYIESEKTSSMSQEQVDNWRKENYNIICDDLKDGEKRPLPNPTCNFEDAFQCYPEVMRNIQKAGFQKPTPIQSQAWPIILQGIDLIGVAQTGTGKTLSYLMPGFIHIDSQPVARNGPGMLVLTPTRELALQVDAECSEYSYRGLKSVCIYGGGDRDGQIKDLSKGVDIIIATPGRLHDLQMNNFVYLKSITYLVLDEADKMLDMGFEPQIMKILLDVRPDRQTVMTSATWPYAVRRLAQSYLKEPMIVYVGTLDLVAVSTVTQNIIVTTEDEKRSHIQAFIESMSPKDKVIIFVSRKAVADHLSSDLGIRRISVESLHGNREQSDRERALKSFKTGKVRILIATDLASRGLDVHDVTHVYNYDFPRNIEEYVHRVGRTGRAGRTGVSITLITRNDWKIAGELINILERANQSVPEDLVSMAERYKANKLKKETENKWGRPQGKPRKFYH from the exons ATGTCTCGGCCGGAAAGCGGCGCCAACGCCTCCTCCTGGGTTGCTGCTTCCCGGCGGGATGAGGCGCTGCCTCGGGCTCCGGATACGAGGCCGGTGGAGGAGCCAAGCCAAGGCGGTGGAAGAGCCCAAAGGACCTGCGCGGGTGGAGGCCAGAGGGGCTCCTTTGGCCTCCAGCAGCCCGAGGGCGCGGGTATTCGAGTACCGCCGCTCTCCTTCAAGCTGAAGAACGACTGCGTGGGCGCCGTGATCG gtcGTGGTGGGTCAAATATAAAAGAGATCCAGAGCTCAACATACACGAAAATACAG ATAATAAGAGGGTGTCCTGAAGCAGAAGTAAGAATCTTTGGCACCAAGGCAATGCAGTGCAAAGCAAAAACAGTGATAGATGATCTTGTTAAAAAACAAGAAGAATACAAAACAGAACCCAAACTTG GTGTTGCTGCTGTCCAACTTTCGGATGGAAAAGATGCAATGAAGGATGTTTCAGGAGAGCAGAAATTGATTGATTGGGATAAATTCcgagaaaacattttgaaatggaaTGAGAAAAAGTGGGCAG GTTTGCCTCCAGTTAAGAAAAACTTTTACAtagagtcagaaaaaacaagtTCAATGTCACAAGAACAAGTAGACAATTGGAG GAAggaaaattataatataatttgTGATGACTTGAAAGATGGTGAGAAACGTCCTCTTCCTAACCCTACTTGTAATTTTGAGGATGCATTTCAATGTTACCCTGAAGTTATGAGAAATATTCAAAAGGCAGGTTTTCAAAAGCCAACACCAATTCAG TCACAGGCGTGGCCAATCATTCTACAAGGAATAGATCTGATAGGAGTAGCCCAGACTGGAACAGGGAAGACATTGTCCTACTTAATGCCTGGATTTATTCATATTGACTCCCAACCTGT AGCCAGGAACGGGCCTGGCATGTTAGTCCTCACCCCAACTCGAGAGTTGGCTCTGCAGGTGGATGCCGAGTGCTCTGAATACTCGTACAGAGGTCTTAAAAG tgtttgtatATATGGTGGTGGCGATAGAGATGGACAAATAAAAGACTTATCAAAAGGTGTAGACATTATCATCGCCACTCCCGGAAGACTCCATGATCTTCAGATGAATAACTTTGTGTACCTGAAAAGCATAACCTACCTG GTATTAGATGAAGCGGACAAAATGCTGGATATGGGATTTGAACCCCAGATAATGAAGATTTTATTAGATGTACGTCCAGACAGGCAGACAGTTATGACAAG TGCAACATGGCCATATGCTGTTCGTAGACTTGCACAATCTTATTTGAAAGAGCCCATGATTGTGTATGTTGGTACTTTGGATCTAGTC GCTGTAAGTACCGTGACACAAAATATAATTGTCACCACAGAAGATGAGAAAAGATCACATATCCAAGCTTTCATCGAGAGCATGTCTCCCAAGGACAAAGTCATAATATTTGTCAGCCGGAAAGCTGT ggCTGATCATTTATCAAGTGACCTGGGTATCCGGCGTATATCAGTAGAGTCTCTGCATGGCAATAGAGAACAGAGTGATAGAGAGAGAGCattaaaaagctttaaaacag GTAAAGTGCGAATACTGATCGCTACTGATTTAGCATCTCGTGGTCTTGATGTCCATGATGTAACGCATGTCTATAATTATGATTTTCCGCGAAACATCGAAGAATATGTCCACAGAGTGGGACGTACCGGGAGAGCAGG GAGGACTGGGGTATCTATTACCCTTATCACTAGAAATGATTGGAAGATTGCTGGTGAATTAATTAATATTCTGGAAAGAGCAAATCAG AGTGTCCCAGAGGATCTTGTCTCAATGGCTGAGAGATACAaagcaaataaactgaaaaaagaaacagaaaacaaatggggAAGACCTCaaggaaaacccaggaagtttTATCATTAA